The Thermasporomyces composti region CCGGTGTGCGACACCTTCTCCCCCGCCAGCTCCTCGACCGTCTGGCGGATCAGCACCTGGAGCGGATGCGTCGGATCGCAGTAGGTGTCGGTCGGCCAGCCCGCTCGAACACAGGCGGCCAGCATGCCGGCGTGCTTTCCCGAACAGTTCATGGCCACCCGACTGGGTGAACCGCCTGCCTTGATCACCTCGTGGGCGGCCGCCTCGTCCAAGGGCAAGCTGGGCGGGCACCGCAGCGCGGACTCGTCGAGGCCGACGGCGGCGAGGATGCGCCGTACGCCGTCGACGTGGAACCTTTCGCCGGAGTGGCTCGCCGAGACCAGGGCGAGCAGCTCACCGTCGACGTCGAGACCCGCCCGCAGCATGCCCACCGCTTGCATCGGCTTGTTCGCCGACCGAGGGAAGATCGGCGTCGTGACGTCGCCGAGCGCGAAGGCAACCGACCCGTCGGCGTTGAGAGCGAGCACCGAACCGCGGTGCCGCGCCTCCACGAACCCCGACCGCACCACTTCGGCGACCACGGGAGGAGCGCCAGCCATGGGAGCGAACCTACCGGCCTCCTCCCGGCCGCCACAGGCGGCCGACGCTGCGCGCCACTGGGCCTAGCGCTGGGCCACGTGCAGCAGCTCGCGCGCCTCGTCGGTGCTCATCGGAGGGCGCTGCGCGAGTGTGGCCAGCTGCGCCGCCCGCTCCACGAGCTCGACGTTGTGCTGGACGGGCCGTCCCTTGGCGAAGGTCAGCGTGTCCTCCATGCCCACGCGCAGGTGACCGCCGCAGCTGAGCGCGGCGAGTGCCACCGGCAAGGTGGTCCGCCCGATCCCGGTCGCGGACCAGGAGGTCACCGCGTCCGGCAGCGCCTGGACCGCGGCCACGAGCGTGGCGGTGTCGCCAGGCATGCCCCCCGGGACACCCATCACCAAGTCGCAGTGCACGCGGTCGCCCGGCGGCAAGCCGTAGGTGTCGAGGAGTCTCCGCAACGCCGCGACGTGGCCCAGGTCGAACAGCTCGAACTCGGGCACGATGCGGCGGGCCAGCATCTCCTTGTACAGCTCCACGACGAACGGCCACGGGTTGGAGAAGATCTCGTCGCCGAAGTTGACCGTGCCGAGGGTGATCGAGGCCGAGTCGGGTTCGGCGTCCAGGACGCGCAACCGGTCCGCGTAGGAGTCGGTGACCGCACCACCGGTCGAGAGCTGGATGACGAGGGTGGTCTCCTGGCGCAGCGCGGCGACCGTGTCGCGGAGCCTGGCGAGGTCGAGCGTCGGCCGGTGCTCGTCGTCCCGGATGTGGACGTGGATCATCGCCGCGCCCGCCGCCTCGCACCGCCGTGCGGTCTCCACCAGCTCCTCGAGGGTGGTCGGGAGCTGGGGAACGGCCTCCTTGCTGGTCTCCGCGCCGGTGGGCGCCACCGTGATCAGGGTCGCCATGACGCCATCCTCGCAGGTCGAGCGCGGTCACGGAGGACATCGCGGCGGGATGGCGGCTGCGGCGTCCACGGTTTCCTCGGCGACCGCCCGCCCCGCTCCCATCCCACCCTCGCCGGTCGGGACAATGGCCTGGTGCGTGCGGTGGTACAGCGGGTCACCCAGGCGAGCGTGACCGTGGACGGCGAGGTGGTCGGGGCGATCGACCGGCCTGGCCTCGTCGTCCTCGTCGGCGTCACCCACTCCGACACCACAGCGCAAGCGGAGAAGCTCGCCGCGAAGATCTGGGGGCTGCGCATCCTCGCCGACGAGCGGTCGTGCTCCGACGTGGACGCACCTCTCCTCGTCGTCAGCCAGTTCACGCTCTACGCCGACACGCGGAAAGGACGCCGGCCCTCGTGGTCGGAGGCGGCGCCGAGAGAGATCGCCGAGCCGCTGGTCGAGCACGTCGTCGCCACCTTGCGGAACCTGGGGGCCACCGTCGAGACCGGCCGCTTCGGTGCGCACATGCACGTGTCGCTGGTCAACGACGGACCCGTCACGTTGATCCTGGAGGCGTGAGCCGGTGACCGCTGATCCAGACCCGCCTCGCTGGACCGTCCCGCCCGCCGAGTACGACGACGTGGCTCTCGCGCTCGACGGCATCCTCGACGAGGTGCGCGTGACCGTCCCGGCTGCTGTCGTGTCCTCCCTGGCGTCGTCGACGGCCGCCAGCGGCGGAGGCGGCCGGGACGACGGCGCGACCGACAGCGCGACCGACGACGCGGCGCGTCGCATCAAGGTCGCCGACCTCACCGACCAGGAGGGGACCCCGGTGGCACGGCTCACCGTGACCGAACGGAGTCGGACCGCCGAGGGAGGGTGGAAGCTGACCGGCACGGTCACGCCGCTCGCGGCCCGCGAGGACGGGGTCTTCGCCCACCTCCATCTGCCACCCGCCGTGGTTCGCGAGCGGTTCGCCGGTCGCAAGGTCGCGGCCGTTCCCCTCGACGCACCTCTCGACAAGGCCGCGTTGACGGCGCTCACCGCCGCGACCCGGGCTTACGACGTCACCGTACTGCTGCCGCTGGTCGGCGCCGGATCGTCCCGCATCGTCTCCGCGCACGCGTTGGTCCGCGCCACTGTGGTGGCCGCTGAGCTGCTACCCGGTGAGACGCTCGTCGTCCCGGTTCCCCTCGCGCGGCGTGAGGACCCTGCGGAGGACACCGCGCTGCGGACGAGAGTCGCGGAGGCGTACGGCGGGTGCGTCGAGTTCCCCCTGACCAGCTCCGCCGCAGCGGGTGGCGACTACCCCGAACCGATCGCCGCCATCGTCGCCGCGGAGCATCCACCTCCTCATCGACAGGGGCTGGTCGTCTTCTTCACCGGCCTGTCCGGTTCGGGCAAGTCGACGTTGGCGCGCCGGCTGCGCGACGTCATCCTCGAGCGCGGCGACCGCACGGTCACCCTGCTCGACGGTGACGTGGTCCGCCAGATGCTGTCGGCCGGGCTGGGGTTCTCCAAGGCGGACCGGGAAGCCAACGTGACCCGGATCGGGTTCGTCGCGGCGGAGGTCGCCCGGCACGGCGGCCTGGCCATCTGCGCCCCGATCGCGCCGTACGCCGACACGCGGGCGCGGGTCCGGCAGATGGTGGCCGAGGCCGGTGGCGCGTTCGTCCTCGTGCACGTCGCCACACCGTTGGCCGAGTGCGAGCGCCGCGACCGCAAAGGCCTCTACGCCAAGGCGCGAGCCGGTCTCATCACCGGCTTCACCGGGATCTCCGACCCGTACGAGGAGCCCACCGACGCGGACCTCCGGCTCGACACCTCGGTGATGAGCGTCGAGGAGGCGGTGGGGCGGATCGTCGACCTGCTGACCGCACGGGGGTGGCTACGCCCGGACTCCTCCCCAGCAGGTGTGGCCCGCCGCTAACGCGTCCATCCTGGTGAGGAAGCCTGTCCGGACCGGTCGACGGTTGGGCGCGTCCAGCAGCCCCGGTCACCCCTCGGACCGATGTGCTGCCGGCTCCGTCGCTCGACCGCCCTCCGCTCGCGTGAGGAGCACGCGGGCGGCCAAACCAAGCACCATGCTTCCGGCCACCACCACCGCCATGGGCAGCGCCGACGTCACCGCCACCGCCGTCGCCATCGGGCCGGTGAAGGAGGCGATGGCGAACTGCGCCGCCCCGAGCACCGCGGCCGCCGTGCCCGCCGACTCCGGGTACCGGGCCAGGGCGAGGGCCTGCGCGTTGGGCGTCACCAGACCGAACGTGGCGACGACGAAGAAGAGCGGGACGACGACGCCGTACAGCCCGGCGAACGACGTCGCCGCGGCGGCCACGAGCACCCCGGCGCTCGCCACCGCGGCGAGCTGGCCCATCGTCAGCATTCGGCGCGGCTCGACCAGACGACGCACCAGACGGCCATTGGTCTGCGCGGCCAGCATGAGCCCGAGGGAGTTGACCGCGAAGAGGAGACTGAACTGCTGCGGGCTGAGCCCGAACACGCCCTCGAAGACGAACGACGAGCCAGAGATGTAGCCGAACAGCGCACCGAAGGCGAACCCCCCGGCCAGGGCGTAGCCGACGAACACCGGATCCACGAGGAGACCGACGTAGGCGCGGAGCGCCTTGGGGACGCCGCCCCGCTGACGTCGATCCGGCGGCAGGCTCTCCGGCAAGGCGACCAGCAGGACGACGAGCAGCACCGTGCCGAAGGCGGCCAGGACGACGAACAGCGTTCGCCAGCCGCCGACGCGGAGCAGCTGTCCGCCGATCACCGGCGCCACGATGGGCGCCATCCCGCTCACGAACACCAGCACCGACAGCAGCCGGGCGAGCTCTCGACCGGTGACGAGGTCTCGCAGGACCGCGCGCGCGACGACGGTGCCGGCCGCGGCGGAGATCGCTTGGAGCAGCCGTGCCCCGATGAGCACCTCGACCGTCGGGGCGAGCGCGCACAAGACCGAGGTGGTGACGAAGCCGATGATCCCGACCAGGAGGGGGAGGCGTCGACCGACCGCGTCGGAGATCGGTCCGGCGAGCAGCTGACCGATCGCCGAGCCGGCGACCGCGGCGGTCAAGGTGAGCTGGAGCATCGACTCGGTGGTGCGCAGGTCGGCCGTCATCTGCGGCAGCGCCGGCAGGTAGAAGTCGACCAGCAGCGGCCCGAGAGCCACCGACGCCCCGAGCAGGACGACCAGCCGAACCGGTACCCGGGCCCTCCATCTCACCCCCGCACGATCTCGGGCTCACCCCGCACGATCTCGGACCGCCAACTTCGCGAGGAGCAGCGCCTCGGCCAGACAGGCCCGCTCGAACTCGCCGAGGTGCAGGCTCTCGTCGGCGCCGTGGGCCCGGCTGTCCGGATCTTCGACGCCGGTCACCAAGATCGACGCCTCGGGGAAGGCCCGGGCGAACTCGGCGATGAACGGAATGGTCCCTCCGACACCGATGTCGACGGGCTCACGACCCCACGCCTCCCGCATCGCCTCACGCGCCGCGTCGTAGGCCGGTCCGCTGGCCGGGATCGCGTACGGCTCGCCGAGGTCCCCCTCGTGGACCTCGACGTGCACGCCCCAGGGCGCGTGCTTGCGGAGGTGCTCGGCGAGGGCGGCGCGGGCCCGGGCGGCGTCGTCACCTGGGGCGAGGCGCACGCTCACCTTGGCCCGTGCCACCGGCTGGAGCGTGTTGGACGCCTCCGACACGCGGGGAGCGTCGATCGCGAGCACGGTCGCGGTCGGCTTGGCCCACAACCGCTCGGCGATGCTGCCCTCGCCCAGCAGCTGCACGCCGTCGAGGACGCCCGCCTCCCGCCGGAACCTCTCCTCCGGGTAGTCGAGGTCGACGGGCTCCCCGCGCACAAGACCCTCGATCGCGACCTCACCGTCGTCGTCGTGCAGCGTGGCGAGCAGGCGACACAGGGCGGTGAGCGCGTCGGGCGCGGCTCCGCCGTACATGCCGGAGTGGACGGCGTGGTGGAGCGCGCGCACCTCGACGACACAGTCGACGAGACCGCGCAGGCGGGTCGTGAGAGCCGGCACGCCGAGGTCGAAGTTGGTGGAGTCGGCGAGCACGATGACGTCCGCGGCGAGCCGGTCGCGGTAGGTCGCGAGGAACTGGGACAGCGTGGGGGAGCCGATCTCCTCCTCCCCCTCGACCAGGACCGTCACGCCGACCGGCGGTGCGCCCCCGAAGGCTCGGATCGCCGCCAGGTGCATGGCGATGCCGGCCTTGTCGTCGGCGGTCCCGCGTCCGTAGAGCCGCCCCTCCCGCTCGACCGGCTCGAACGGCGGGCTCGTCCACTGGGCCGGGTCACCGGTGGGCTGGACGTCGTGGTGGGCGTAGAGGAGCACCGTCGGCTGTCCGACAGGTGCCGGGAAGCGGGCGAGGACGGCGGGCTGCCCGCCCTCGACGGCGAGGATCTCGACCTTGGCACCCTCGGCCCGAAACAGTGCGGCGGTGGCGTCGGCACTGCGCCGAACGGCCTCCGCCGACCCGGGGTCGGCGCTGATCGACGGGATGCGGACGAGCGCTTCGAGATCGTCGCGGACGCCTGGCAAGACCGCGCGGACGGCCTCGGCGAGGTCGAGCTGGTGGATCACGCCTCGCAGAGTACGCGTTTCTACGCGATCGGTACGACCTCATTCACCCTTCTTGCCCGATCTGGCCGAGCCACCCGGATCCGGCCAAGCGCCCTCTGTGTGACCACATCGTGGTCAGAGAGCGCCGGAGCTAATCCCACTAGCCCTACCATCGCGATGGGAAATACAGGAAGGGTGGGGTCAACGTGCGAAAACTCGTGCTGCTCGGCCTGGTCGGGCTCGCCGCGCAACTCGTCGACGGCAGTCTCGGGATGGCCTACGGCGTCACGTCCACCACACTGCTGCTCGTCACCGGCACCGCGCCGGCCGCCGCGTCGGCGGCTGTCCACCTGGCCGAGATCGGCACAACGCTGGCGTCCGGGGCGGCGCACTGGCGGTTCGGCAACGTCGACTGGCGGGTCATCGGCCGCATCGCGCTGCCAGGAGCGGTGGGCGCCTTCGCGGGCGCCACGTTCCTCAGCTCGCTGTCGACGGAGGCCGCTCGGCCGTTGATGGCGGGAATCCTGCTGGCGCTGGGCGTCTACATCCTCGTGCGCTTCACCGCGTGGGGCACTCCCCAGCACCGCCTCGGCACACCACTGCGCCGGCGGTTCCTCGCGCCACTCGGCGTCGTCGCCGGCTTCGTCGACGCGACGGGCGGAGGCGGATGGGGTCCCGTCGCCACACCGGCCTTGCTCGCCACCGGCCGGATGGAGCCGCGCAAGGTGGTGGGGTCGGTCGACACGAGCGAGTTCCTCGTGGCGGTGGCGGCCAGCGGAGGCTTCCTCCTCGGCCTCGGCTCGGCCGGCATCCAGTTCGACGTCGTCGCCGCCCTACTCCTCGGCGGCCTCATCGCGGCGCCGATCGCCGCGTGGCTGGTGCGCCACATCCCGGGCCGAATCCTCGGGTCGTTGGTGGGCGGCGTCATCATCCTCACCAACACCCGGACCATCCTGAACGGCTTCGACGTGTCGTCCTCGGCCCGCACCGCGCTGTACCTGCTGATCGTGCTCGTCTGGGCCGGCGCCGTCGCGTGGTCGCTCCGCGGCCACCGCCTCGAGCAAGCCGCACTCGCCCAGCGTCAGCGAGACGTCGTCGGCTCCGAGGCCGCCTGAACTCCGGTCGGAGAGCTCAGCACAGCATCGATCAACCACACCAACCAGAAGCCCTCGCGCACTCCGAACAGGAAGAAGCCCCCGCGTCGGGGGGTAGCGCGGGGGCTTCCCACATGAGTGGCTTCGGACCACCGACCATGAGACGCGCTCCGATCCGGCGCGGTTCCATCCTCGACGACGACTTTTCGGGACGACCATCGCGAGCGGCCGACCCCGGGGCGACCTGCCGTCACGGAGCGACCTCGGTGTGCAGGGGAAGCTGCGACGCGAGGTTCGTCCGCTCCCCGCTCGCGGTCAGCCGGCCGGACGTCACAGCCTCCTCCCACGTCAGCCGGCCCAGGCAGAGCAGCACCCAGGTGAGCGGGTCGGTCTCCACGACGCCGGGCGGCGTGCCACGCGTGTGCCGGGGACCGTCGACACATTGGACCGCGGCATACGGCGGCACGCGCACCTCCACCGAGCGTCCCGGAACCTTCGCCGCGAGCAACGCGAGGAAGTGGCGCACCAGCACGCGAAGGTCGTCCGGCGCCGGCGTCGCCCCGGCGTCGACCGCTGCGAGGACGCGTCCCACCGTCGCGGCGACGACGCCGGGATCAGCGGGTCGAAGTCGTGGTGGCATCGGGCGGGAGCCTAACCGGTGCTCGGCCTCGCCACGGCCTGCCGTACGACTCTCCACACCACGACGTCGCGGCGGGCGTCCGCTGCGGGAACACCGCCACCACTGAGGTGGCACTGAGGTGGTGGGTCAGGCGGCGGCCGGAGCGTGGGCGCCAGCGTCGTCGACCAGCGCCAGCCGGACCACCTCCGCGGCGTCGTCGACGAGGTGGATCGTCAGGTCGTCCAGGACGGCTCGCGGAACCTCCTCGAGGTCGGGCTCGTTGCGTCGCGGCAGGATCACCTCGGTCAAGCCCGCGCGGTGGGCGGCCAGGAGCTTCTGCTTGACGCCTCCGATGGGCAGGACCCGACCGGTCAGCGAGACCTCGCCGGTCATGCCGACCTCGGTGCGGACCGGCCGCCCGGACAGCAGTGACACCAGCGCCGTCACCATCGTGATGCCCGCCGACGGACCGTCCTTGGGGACCGCGCCGGCAGGGACGTGGAGGTGGACGCGTCGGCGGATGAGGTCCTGGACTGGAACGCCGAGCCGTGGCCCGTTGGCGCGCAGGTAGGAGACCGCGATCTGGGCCGACTCCTTCATCACGTCGCCGAGCTGACCGGTGAGCGTCAGTCCGGGCTCACCGTCCATCGTCGCGGCCTCGACGTAGAGCACGTCACCGCCGGCGCCCGTCACCGCCAGGCCGGTCGCCACGCCGGGCGTGGAGGCGTCGCGAGCCGACTCCGGCAGGAACCGCGGCCGCCCGAGGTACGCGCGCAGGTCGGCCGCCTCGACGCGCACCGGGCCCGCGACGGTCTCGGTCGCCAGCCTGGTCGCGACCTTGCGCAGGATCTTCGCGATCGCCCGCTCCATCCCGCGCACGCCGGCCTCTCGGGTGTACTCGGACGCGATCGAGCGCAGCGCGGACTCCTCGATCGTCACGTCCTCCGGCGCCAACGCGGCCCGCTCGAGCTGCCGGGGCAGGAGGTGGTCACGCGCGATCGCGACCTTCTCGTCCTCGGTGTAGCCGTCGAGCCGGACGACCTCCATCCGGTCCAGCAGAGCCGGCGGGATGGTGTCGGCGACGTTCGCGGTGGCGAGGAAGAGCACGTCGGACAGGTCCAGCTCGACCTCGAGGTAGTGGTCGCGGAAGGTGTGGTTCTGCGCGGGGTCGAGGACCTCCAGCAGCGCCGCGGCCGGGTCGCCCCGATAGTCCGAGCCGAGCTTGTCCACCTCGTCGAGCAGGACGACCGGGTTCATCGAGCCGGCCTCCTTGATGGCGCGCACGATCCGGCCGGGCATCGCGCCCACGTAGGTGCGTCGGTGGCCGCGGATCTCGGCCTCGTCGCGCACGCCGCCCAGCGCCACCCGCACGAACGTGCGGTTGAGCGCCCGAGCGACCGACTCACCCAACGAGGTCTTGCCCACACCTGGCGGGCCCACCAGCGCCAGGACCGCGCCCGAGCCTCGTCCGCCCACCGCCTCCAGGCCTCGAGCGGCGCGCCGGGTCCGGACCGCGAGGTACTCGATGATTCGCTCCTTGACGTCGTCCAGACCGGAGTGGTCGGCATCGAGAACGGCTCGCGCGGCGGCGATGTCGGTGGTGTCCGTCGTGCGGACGTTCCACGGCATCTCCAGGACGGTGTCAAGCCAGGTCCGGATCCACCCCGTCTCGGGCGACTGCTCCGACATCCGTTCGAGCCGGGCGACCTCGCGCAGGGCCGCCTCACGCACCTTCTCGGGCAGGTCCGCCTTCTCGACGCGGGCGCGGTAGTCGTCGGCGTCGTCGCCGTCCTCACCGAGCTCCTTGCGGATCGCGGCGAGCTGCTGGCGCAGGACGTACTCCCGCTGGGTCCGGTCCATGGTGTCCCGGACCTCTTCGCGAATCCGCTCCGCGACCTCCAGCTCAGCCAAGTGCGCCCGAGCCCACTCGAGCAGGAGCGTCAGGCGCTGTGCGGTGTCGGGAGTCTCGAGCAGTCGAAGCTTCTTGTCGTTGTCCAGCCACGAGGCGTACCCGGCCGTGTCGGCCAGCTCGCTCGGATCCGTGATCCGCTGGATGACGTCGATGACCTGCCAGCCACCACGGTGCTGCAGGATCGACAGGAGCACGGACTTGTACTCACGGGCTAGCTCGTAGCTGCGCTCGTCCGGCGCCGGCACGTCGAGCTGCTCGGCCCGCACCCAGAGGGCCGAGCCCGGCCCTTGGACGCCGACGCCGAGACGGGCACGACCCACCGCGCGCACCACGACGGCGGGTTCGCCGCTCGGCAGCCGACCGGTCTGGGTGATCTCGGCGACCGCACCCGTGGCGGCGTAGGAGCCGCCGAGGCGCGGCACCACCAGCACGCGCGGCCTGGCGTCCTGGTCCTGACCGGCCGCCAGCCGGGCCGCGTCCACCGCCGCCTGGCTTTCCCGATCGAGCTCGATCGGGACGACCATGCCCGGGAGGACGACCGTCTCCTCCAGGAAGAGCAGGGGCAAGGTGAGCGTCGTCATGCCAAGGACAACTGATTACACGCTTACAGAATTCCCGAGATCACGTCGTGCCGGAGCACCGGCTCGGCGCTCGGCTGATCGCATCCGCTCAGCTACTCATCCCGCCTGAGTAGGCGGACGGATCCCGGCGGGTACGTGGACGGATGTCCGGGGCGCCTAGGTCTGGACAGACTCAGGGCTATGAGAGCGTTCGGGCCCAGAACGTCCGCTGGGTCCTCCGGCACCGTGTCCCCTTCGGGGTCTCCCACGAGGTCTCCATCGACGGCGCCCAGATCACCGGCAGCCGCCCACGGTCTGCTCTGGTGCACCGCGTTCGTGCTCGGTCCCTACCTGGCCGCGATCGCGACGCTGCTCGCCTCCTCGTGGAGACGTGACCCCGCGGGCGCCCCGTGCGAGGGCGTCGGTTTCGGATGCGCGCCCAGCCCGCGGGACGGGGCGCTCCTGGTGACGTTCATGTCCGCGCCGTTCGCGGTCCTCGCCACCGGGGTGGGGTGGCTCGTCGTCCTGGCGCTCCAGCGAGGCCCAGCGCGACACTGGGCCGGCACCGCGCAAGGTGCGCTCGCCGCCACCGTCGTCTTTCTCCTCGCCGGGTCGCTCGTCGCCGTCCACCTGCTCCGGTGAACCCGCTCGGGACCGAGCGAATAGGTTCGGGGTGGACGCGCCCCGTCGGGGCGGGATTACGATCGAGCCCGAACCCGGAGGGAGTTTCATGTCCGGCCCGACCAGTTCCTCCTACCAGCAGCCCACGCTCAGCCCACTGCCCCCGCCACCACCGCGCAGCCGCAAGGGCTACCTCTGGACGCTCTGGCTCGTCACCGCGATCTGGGTGGGTGTGCTGGCCCTCGTGGGCTTCGGTTTCTTCACCCTCCCGGGCGTCGACCCGGTGCGGGCTGGCGGGTGGTACTTCGCGATCTCGCTCATGCTCATCACGCCAGCCGCCGTCGTGGTGCTGGTGCTGAGCTGTGGCGTCGTCGCGATCCTGCGTCGGCTCGGCGCGCGCACCTGGCCCGGCGTGCTCCAGGCGGCGCCCTCCGTCGCGCTCGTCCTCACCCTGCTCTACGTGCTCGCCCGGTGGCTCTTCACCGGCCAAACCGAGGAGTGACCACGCCCGAGCGCTCCGACGGGGCCCGTCGACCAAGGCCAAGAGCCGCCTAGGCGTCCTCGAAGAGCGCCGGCAGGGTGGCTGTCCAGGCGGCTCGCACCTCCGCCAGCGGAACCTCGAAGATCCCCTCCACGGTGAGCCGAGCGTCGTCGCCGGCCTCCCCCACCGTGCCGATCCGGGTGCAAGGGACGCCGTGCTCCGCGCACAGCGCGACGAACCTCTCGGCGTGCTCCGCCGTCACCGCCACCACGGCGCGCGCCGTGGACTCGCTGAACAGCGCGACGAACGGGTCGCCCGGAAGCTCGACCGACACCCCGAACCCGTACCGCAGGCAGGACTCCACGAGCGCCTGGGCGAGCCCACCCTCGGACAGGTCGTGGGCGGCGTCGACCAGACCCTGGCCGGCCGCCTCGACGAGGACGTTCGCGAGCGCGCGCTCGGCCTCCAGGTCCACCGCGGGCGGCCGGCCGCCGAGGTGGCCGTGGACGACGTGCGCCCACTCCGAGCCGCCCAGCTCCTCGCGCGTGGTGCCGAGCAGGTAGACGGTGGCGCCCGGCGTCCGCCAGCCCTGGCGCACCCGCTGACGGACGTCGTCGATGACACCGAGCACGCCGACCACCGGCGTGGGCAGGATCGCCTGCTCGCCGGTCTGGTTGTAGAAGCTCACGTTGCCGCCGGTCACCGGCAGTCCCAGGACGCGGCACGCGTCGGCCAGCCCACGGGTCGCCTGCGCGAACTGCCACATCACCCCCGGGTCCTCGGGCGACCCGAAGTTCAGGCAGTTCGTCACCGCGAGTGGGCGTGCACCGGTCACCGCGACATTGCGGTACGCCTCCGCCAACGCCAGCTGGGTGCCGACGTAGGGGTCCAGGTAGACGTAGCGGCCGTTGCAGTCGGTCGCCAACGCCACCCCCAGGTGGGTGTCATCGGCGACCCGGATCATGCCGGCGTCCTCGGGCTGGGCGAGGACCGTCCTGCCCAGCACGTAGCGGTCGTACTGGTCGGTGACCCACGACCGATCGCACAGGTTCGGCGACCCGGCCAGCCGGAGCAGCGTGGCGCGGAGCTCCTCACCAGTCGTCGGGCGAGGCAACGCGTCGGGGGTGTTCGCCTGGACGCTGTCCTGCCACGCGGGACGCGCCAGCGGGCGGTGGTAGACCGGGCCCTCGTGCGCG contains the following coding sequences:
- the lon gene encoding endopeptidase La translates to MTTLTLPLLFLEETVVLPGMVVPIELDRESQAAVDAARLAAGQDQDARPRVLVVPRLGGSYAATGAVAEITQTGRLPSGEPAVVVRAVGRARLGVGVQGPGSALWVRAEQLDVPAPDERSYELAREYKSVLLSILQHRGGWQVIDVIQRITDPSELADTAGYASWLDNDKKLRLLETPDTAQRLTLLLEWARAHLAELEVAERIREEVRDTMDRTQREYVLRQQLAAIRKELGEDGDDADDYRARVEKADLPEKVREAALREVARLERMSEQSPETGWIRTWLDTVLEMPWNVRTTDTTDIAAARAVLDADHSGLDDVKERIIEYLAVRTRRAARGLEAVGGRGSGAVLALVGPPGVGKTSLGESVARALNRTFVRVALGGVRDEAEIRGHRRTYVGAMPGRIVRAIKEAGSMNPVVLLDEVDKLGSDYRGDPAAALLEVLDPAQNHTFRDHYLEVELDLSDVLFLATANVADTIPPALLDRMEVVRLDGYTEDEKVAIARDHLLPRQLERAALAPEDVTIEESALRSIASEYTREAGVRGMERAIAKILRKVATRLATETVAGPVRVEAADLRAYLGRPRFLPESARDASTPGVATGLAVTGAGGDVLYVEAATMDGEPGLTLTGQLGDVMKESAQIAVSYLRANGPRLGVPVQDLIRRRVHLHVPAGAVPKDGPSAGITMVTALVSLLSGRPVRTEVGMTGEVSLTGRVLPIGGVKQKLLAAHRAGLTEVILPRRNEPDLEEVPRAVLDDLTIHLVDDAAEVVRLALVDDAGAHAPAAA